The following nucleotide sequence is from Salvia miltiorrhiza cultivar Shanhuang (shh) chromosome 7, IMPLAD_Smil_shh, whole genome shotgun sequence.
TGTGATGATAAGCTCAAATCAAAGGCAGGCTCTTCCCTGGTGACTTAATGATCATTGTGCCAAAGGTGGAATGTGGAGAGTTGGCCCAATGATCTTTAATTCCCCAGCCCAAATCTCTTCCCGGCCCATTCCCAAACCCTAAGCCCACTGCCCTTCAGATTAACTCCCCTCATCCTCACTCATCTGCGCCGCTCCACCTTTTTCCGCCGCCCGTCTCCTCGATTCCCACCTCCGACTTCAATGCTCCTTCCTCCTTCCCAATGACCTCCACTCCTTTTTATCCCTACTGCAAGTCTTTCAATCGTAAGGAAGTTTTCACACCGTCTGAAAtagaaggctctgctattctcCTTCTTGAAGTGTCGCCGGATTTCTTCTTCGTGGTTTCCTGAGTGGTGACTGTGGGTGTGAACTTCGCTTCGATTGAGAGCTTGTATCACCGGATTCCTGTCTATCGGTTTCCTGGTTTGGTGATACGTTGTGAGTGTGCGAGCCATCGGAATCCTGTCCATCGGATTCCTGCTGTTGGTGGCTGTACTACTGAGATCTGGGTGTTTACTTGTTCTACTTCCACCGTGCCGTGATCATTGAGCTGCCGGAAGGGCCCTGCATActgtgggaaaatctgagccaaagtgtcTCGAGGACACATTTTCCCACCCTTGAGTTCCCTCTGAATTTCATTGTTTTTCTTCCCTCTGACTTTCCCTTGTTTCTCCTTTACTTGCTGCCTTTCTTGGTGTGTTACAGAGAAGTGAAGAGGAGCAGAGGAACTGAAGCTCCAGGAGTCCAGGCTGCcagcgcagaggaatcaaagctccagcgccagaggagtcggaCGCCAGAGGAGTCCCGCGCCAGAGGGGACAACTCCAGAGGGGACAACTTCAGAGGGTTCAACTCCAGAGAAGTCGAGTCCCCGCTGCCAGAGGGATCGAGTCCCCgctgccagaggagtcacttcctccccgctgccagagaagtcgcccagagcagagaagctcaagtgcttgagcacgagtgggggagacaggaggttcgggaaccaagtggtgtaaccctggctaggcgaaaGATACCCAACACACCATACATTATAAACTATATACAATGGTTTGAACTCTTTGTTATTGACACGAGAACTTGGTAATGACTAAAATGCCCTTGTAGGTTTGGCGTCGCGTCTTCCCCGTCCGAAAGATCTCGTGAAGTTTGCAGAGAGCTGTATGTATACACCAGTCTACGGCAGCTATCGCTAATCGAATCCCTAAATTTAGTCTCTAATTTTTTGTGATTCTTTGTCATATTGGATTGTTCTGTTTCTGTTGCTCTGTTTCACAAATAGGCTTGTTTTGTAATCTTGGTTTTTACTATATGTACTTATATTGGACGAGTTAATGGCAAAGTGAGTTTgagttttgtgtgtgtgtgtgtgtgtgtttccaTTCTCGTCTTTGTATGATTTTATTGAGCTTTATTCCCATTGTTTGTTTGTAGCATCATGAGGGGGGAAAGGGAGTTGCATATGGTTTTTAACTAATACCCTCTccgtaaataaaaaataatcatagaagGGGACAACACatttaacaaaaaaaagttAGGGAATAtttactttggaggattagctttgataaataaaaatgataagaCTAATTCtttgtttactttgaaggaatgaaactttgggatatcccaaagtttttgataatttctatcgtttgaactaattttgcttgattcatatcttaTTGAAAAGgttggattggagaaatcctattATTGGGgatagaaataatcaatcatgcaaagtaaatgtcCTCTTATTCTATtgtaagtggagagagagagtcatACTTAATAAATAGAATTCAAGAGAAATATACTTAAGCATTTACATTTTTTCAAATCTTTATTttgatgtttatttgttttccttttagtatattaataatttaatatgacATATATTCAAAGAATTTAATACATACtaatatatgaaatttaaaataataatacatgatAGATAGAATTTTAGTAAGAAAGTTAAATAATAAGAATTCATAAATACTTAGTTAAATTTGCAAACTAATTAGATGATGTGtaacttttttatatttatccTGTTGAAATTTgtatactataatttaattttactaatgTTATTCCATGAAAGGGTAATTATACTAGTATTATTTGATATTATCTTACCAACCTCTATTTACCTCACAAtgcggttttttttttttttttttttttttttttttttgctttgaaaGTTCTCATCTATATATACATAGTGAGTAATTTTAAAGAGTTCAAAGTTATTTAGAAGTGTGATTATGTTACATTTGTGATTAGGATACTATCAATAATatgatacttcctccgtcccataagaatGCACCACATATGAGACGgtgcgggttttaagaaaaaattggtAGTTAATGTGTTGAgtggaaatgagtggttgtggtttAATTGATTGTGGGGTTTtgtagaaatgagtggttgtggttaaAAGGAGAAAGTGGACCCATGTCTTAAAATGGAAGTGATACACTTTTatgggacggacgaaaatggaaaatgtgatacactcttacaggacggagggagtattacattaTTGTCCTTCAAATAGATTAAAAATATGGACATATTAGGCAAATCAtgcaaattttgtaaaacaagattcttttataataggtatagatgtatataaatatgaatctaaaattaatataaGAAGGATTATGAGCTCGATCTTTTGGCACAAAACTCGCCCATCAAACCGAACAACTTGAGGATATTGAATCAAAACAAACAGAtgttaatttattatgtttgtgatatatatatatgcaactaATTTATAGTTGTTGTTCATGAAATATGCACAATCACTTTATAAGTTTGACAGAATGAACGGCTGATTAGATGACATTTAATTTCCAGTGTAAGTATTGTTTGGGTGTGTAGTACAGAAATGAAATAATGATGAATCAAACCATTTAATTAGTCTGATAAAAATTGATATGGAACAACAATTTGTAGTATTGGATGGCACCACACAAGCAAATCATGATAGGATTAAGATGTGTaccaaacaaaagaaagaagatcAACCAAATAGATTAAATGGAACATTATTGAGTGTCAAGCCCTCAAGATTTGGGgaagaaatcattggatctcgGCGGCGGGAACGATGAGGAGTTTTTGGATATGTTAGTGTGGGAGACTCCATCGGTCGTCAGCCTCGATGAGTTGATTGTCACTAATGATCTGTTTTGGATGGCACCACACAAACAAATCATGATAGGATTAAGATGTGTaccaaacaaaagaaagaagatcAACCAAATTGATTAAATTGAACATTATTGAGTGTCAAGCCCTCTGTTTCCACCATTGCCATGAACCTCTCCAGTCCAAATGGTGAGACATGAATTTGGATTTGAAGGTCGTCATCATTTTCCTGATACTGGAGCTGCTCCTCTTTTATTTTCAAAGCTGAAATCGTGGCAGAGTTACGACAGAGATGCAGATGAATAAGTTTGAGTGTAGGTATCTCACCAATACCCCATGGGATCTCTTCCAACTCATATATATCAACAAGAAGAAGCTTCTCCAGAATTGGGAAATGACAACTATCTGCATTCCAACATCTCAGAAAACAGTCATAAATTTTCAAGAACTTGAGGCGTTGAAATTGGCCATCAATAGGACTCCACGTCCTCATTCCCTCCATGACCCAGTTACCTCGTACCTCGAGAACTTGGAGTAGGGGCAACGAACCAATCATTGTCAGATCTTCCCAATCAAAGTTGAAACCACTCAAGAACAACTTGTTTAGTGAATTGGGAAATGTGAGTACCTCATTCAGCTTATAATGCCCCCACCACCCTCTCAGTTTGAGTGATTCAAGTTTACGCAAGCGATCAAGATTGCACAAACACTCCATCAAACTATCATCCCATCCTTGCAACAAACGATCATATCGAAGATGCAATATCTTGATGTTGGGAATGATGTTGCACACATCCTCACTCAACCTCAAATTCACTGCATTCCCAAGTGTATGAAGATTTTCCAAGATAAACATCTCATCTTGTCCGTCGGGTTGAGGAAGATAAATTTCATAACACCTGAAATGCCTAAGCTGTCGCATCTTCCAAATTTCAATTGGTGCAACAACTCGAGCATTACAGTCGAAGATTAAAGCATGCAAATTCCATACCAAGGATAATGAACTAGGAAGCTCCAACGCTCTATGAAAGTTCAGAAATGCAAGGTAGCGCAAGTTAACACACCCTAATAATTCTTCAACTGACCTGTTACTGTATACATCCAAAATTCTCAACAATCTATGTTTATGAGACTCCACCTTCAGCAATCTACAGTTCATGATAGAGCGTGCAAGTCTGGAGGTATCATTGTGATACACAAGGCGTCGTTCTTTGCCTCGTACACTGCCTCGAGGGATCACATGAAAAAACCCTTGATGCTCTGCTACTTTTAAGCATAGGTCTCTCAAAAGATCATGCATATCACAACTTTTCATCTTCCTGTTTCTACTTCGCTTCTCAACTAATATCAGATTTCTGTTCATGAGTTCCTTCAGGTAATCCTCTGCAATGTCTTCCAAAACTCGGCCTCCatttgattttaaaattccCTCAGCAACCCAAAGTTGGATGATACTCGAGATATTGAGCTTCTCATAATTTATATGCTTAAGAACTCCAATATGAAGGAAGCAAGGCTTTAGATAAGAAGGCAAGTGGTTGTAACTTGAAAACAACACATCTAAactttcttctttctcttttgaGTTGGGACTTGATTCTATATCTTTGGCAACACTCTTCCAATATCCTACAGTCCTAGGAGACTTTAGAAGACTCCCACCAATCACAACAATGGACAATGCTAGTCCTTTGCATGATCTGACAATCTCCCTCCCAACTTCCTCAAGCTCACTAGGACAATCTTCATTTTGGAATGCCTTCTTACAGAACAATTCCCAACTTTCACTCCCATCTAGAAGATTCTTTGAAAAGCAAGAAGATCCACAACCGTTAGCCACATCTGACAACCTAGTAGTTAGAAGAATCCGGCTTCCACTGCCATTATCGGGAAAGAAACACCTTACTTCATCCCAAGCTTCAACACTCCATATGTCGTCTAATATGATCAAATATCTCCTACCAGataaagttttatgtaattgtTCTCCTAATCCATCTACATTTTTATCGGAGGATTTTCCTAGGCTAGAAACTAGTTGTTGAAGAATTTGTTTAGCATCGTATTGTTGAGAAATGGTAGCCCAAGCACGAATATGAAAGTGTTCAACGATGAGTTGATTAGCATAAATATGTTTGGCAAGAGTAGTCTTACCCATGCCGCCCATACCCACGATTGAGATGATATGCAGATTGGATCGATGACCGGTGAGCTCGTCAAGAAGTTGAATCAACTCATCACCAAATCCCACCACAGCAGTTTCTTCTCTGGTCCGAGTAAGACTAAGAGTAAGAGGAGGCGTTGAATGCTCCTCTCTGAATCTCTGTTTCTCCTTCAACTCACTGGCCTTGTGGATGATAGCATCCATGTCTTCAATTATCTGCCGCAGATAGTCAAAGTTGCTGAGGTTAGATTCACCATGAAATTGATCAACATCTCCAACTGCAGCTTcatttttctcttcaattgccCTTTTTTTCTGTAGATACAaagaaaaactgaaagctgCTTCGCGATCATGAGCTGAAAGAGGAAGGAGTTGATTGACGATGTGAGATTCAATCATATCTTCAGCTGTATGAGCTGCAGATGCGATTAGGCTTTCCAGATCTTGTACTTCTTCGCTAACTCCACCAACATAGTTATAGGTCTCAATGAAATCAAGCAACAAAGCAGCCTTCTCCTCAAGAAATTGGATCTGAATGTTGtcgaaagaagtggaaagggtAGGATGCCTCATCATCTGCTCAATGTTGTTCAAGAGAGAAGCAAGAGCTGCATAAGCTGCCATCTCAGATTAAACTGCAGATTGCAATATGGAAACTGGTCAACGGTAGTGTTGTTGGAGACGAAAGAGTGTTTGTTTGGATGAGAGAGCAATATTATTATCTTTTGAAATATCAACAATCATTTCTCTGTCCACGTGGCAAAATTTAATTGGAAAGATAGATTTCGTTTTAGATAGAATATAAATGTGTTAATATTGACTCTGCCACTTCACAAGAAATTATGCAATGAAGATGGAATTGTTTAATCCGGAAGCATAGAAATCTACCGTTCATAATCTACTCCACTAATTCATTACCTAGGGAGAGAAAGTTGTTGTTGTGGCTTTAGCTGTGCCCATAACTGCTGCACTGGTTGTTTTCTCTTTCTGCTTATGTTATCTGTGGCCGAAACTCAAAAGCAAAGGTACAAACAACTGTGTTCTGTTCTTGATTGTGAAATTTGAACTGATTTAGAATAATTTATCCTATACTATCTAGGCTAATCTTGAATAGTAAACAGTGTTAAGGGGAGCGCATCAAAATCTGTTGCTACTCGATTTGAATCAAAATAGTCGCAAAGTAGAGAGAAACAGCCATTATGAGCTGCCGACGTTCAGTTTTTCTAGCATTGTCGCGGCAACTAACAACTTCTCTGATGCAAACAAGTTGGGGGAGGGTGGGTTTGGACCGGTTTATAAGGTAATGCTTATACATCAAAGGCTTGTTTGAATGAATGGAGGGGTGATGTTCATTTTGTTCTTGTTTTAGGGAGAGCTGCTCAATGGGCAACTTCAATGAGCTGCTCAAAAATTCAAGTGCCTCCAAGCTTGCATTAGAAAATTCTTCATAATTATAAAGATGGTAAAGTTGAAAattatgataaataaaattttatttctatgatttagTCGCACCTTGATtaaaatttattcattcaagaagtGGGGCGTGGGGCGTGGGGCGTGACAAATATTTTGTTCCAACACTGATAGCTAATTAGCATTTTCGGTCAAAATTAGAGAAATATTGTATAAAATTGTGTGCTATATTAATATATCATAATAATTAACCTCTATAAGTACATTCTGAAGAGATGTTATCCTTTAATTTATAATTCATCGTATCCTTAAGCATTTACATTTTTTTCAAATCTTTAGTttgatgtttatttgttttccttttagtatattaataatttaatatgacctatattcataaaatttaatacatactaatatatgaaattaaaataataatacatgatAGATAGAATTTTAGCAAGAAAGTTAAATAATAAGAATTCATAAATACTTAGTTAAATTTGCAAACTAATTAGATGATGTGtaacttttttatatttatccAATTGAAATTTGTAtacttataatttaattttactaatattattcCATGAAAGAAtaataatactattatttgatattATCTTACCAACCTCTATTTACCTCAATGCATTTTTTTTGGATATGTTTGCTTTGAAAGTTctcatctatatataaatagtGAGTAATTTTAAAGAGTTCAAAGTTATTTAGAAGTGTCAATGTGTGATTATGTTATATTTGTGATTAGGataatatcaataatacgaTATTACGTTATTGTCCTTCAAATAGATTAAAACTAAGGACAtattaggcaaatcaaattttgtaaaacaagacCCTTTTATAATACTAGCAGAGATTACGTGCATTTGCACATAAAAAggaattattttaatgaataaattgttatgagtgtaaatttatattttatttcattttatagcaatatttatcattttaatgtattttttgaaccaattattgattaattttttagaAGTATAATGTTATAGaactcataaaattaaaattaaaatttaattctatttaattaaacataacctaattttttcttcatatttgttttataggtttcatctttacataattaattttaattccaaagATTCGAGCAAAATTATAGttctaaaaaattattaattctttgtattttaattctaaattattaaaattatataatactaAAGAATAGTAACTTATATGATGATGAGTCCTAATGGATACTACTACTTAAAtaactattaaaatataaaggaTAAACCATGATATacttatagatatattatatgtataatatattaaattacacaattgaccttaaattaaatatatatatgagggatataataggcaaataaaattttgtaaaataaggctcttttataataggtataccTGAGCTCGATCTTTTGGCACAAAACTCACCCATCAAACCAAACAGCTTGAGGATATTgaatcaaaacaaaaagaagttaatttattatgtttgtGACATATGCAACTAATTTATAGTTGTTGTTCATGAAATATCCACAATCACTTTATAAGTTTGACAGAATGAGCGGTTGATTCGACGACATTTCCAGTATACGTATTGTTTGAGTTGGATGTGTAGTACAGAAATGAAATAATGATGAATCAAACCATTTAGTAAGTCTGATAAAATTGAACATGATCGAGTGTCAAGCCCTTTGTTTCCACCACTGCCATGAAGCTCTCCAGTTTAGCTGATGAGACACGAATTTGGATTTGAAGGTCATCATCATTTTCCTGATACTGGAGCTGCTCATCTTTTATTTTGATAGCTGAAATCGCGGCAGAGTTACTACAGAGATGCAGATGAATAAGTTTGAGTGTTGGTATCTCACCAATACCCCATGGGATCTCTTCCAACTCATATAGATCAACAAGAAGAAGGTTCTCCAGAATTGGGAAATGACAACTATCTGCATTCCAACATCTCAGATTACTGCCTTCAATTTTCAAGAACTTGAGGCGTTGAAATTGCCCATCAACAGGACTCCACGTGCTGCAATTCCAGTTATTCTCTACCTCGAGAACTTCCAGTGTGGGCAGCGAACCAATCATGGTCAGATCATCCcattcaaatatgaaattacTCAACCTCAACTTGTTTAGCCATCTCGGAAATGAGACTATCTCATTCAGCTTAGAATACATCCGCCTCCACCTAAATCCGGCTTCCAATTTGAGTGATTCAAGTTTATGCAAGCGATCAAGATTACACAAACACTCCATCAAACTATCATCCCATCCTTGCAACTTACGATCATAAACTAGATGCAGTATCTTGATGTTGGGACTGATGTTGCACAAATCCTCACTCAACCTCAAATTCACTGCATTCCCAAGCGTCTGAAGATTTTCCAACTCATCTTGTCCGTCCGGTTGAGGAAGATAAATTTCAGGACACTGGATATGCCTAAGTCGTCGCATCTTCCAAATTTCAATTGGTGCAACAACTCTAGAAGGATTCAGACTCGATAAAGAACTCTTAATGATCAAAGCATGCAGATTCCATACCAAGGATATTGAACTAGGAAGCTTAAACACGTCCTGGCGCACTGCTATGTAACGTTCTGCATCCAAAATTCTCAGCAATCTATGTTTATATAAGTCCTTCTTGTCAAACACATATCCCACGATAGAGCGTGCAAGTGAGGGTTTAGCCTTTTCCCTCCACCAATGAGCATTATCATATACGAGGCGGCGTTCTGTGCCTTTTATAGGGCCTCCATTGATTACATGAAAAAGCCCTTGTTGCTCAGCTACTTTTAAGCATAAATCTCTTAAAAGATCATGAATATCACAACTTTTCATCTTCCCATTTTTACTTCGCTTCTCAACTAATATCATATTTCTATTAATAAGTTCCTTCAAGTAATCCTCTGCAATCTCTTCCAAAACCCGCCCTCCATTTGATTTCAAAAATCCCTCAGCAACCCAAAGTTGGATGATGCTCGAGATTTGGAGCTTCTCATAATTAATAACAATCTCCCTCCCAACTTCCACAAGCTCACTAGGACAATCTTCATTTAGGAATGCCTTCTTACATAACAATTCCCAACTTTCACTCCCATTTAGAAGATTCTTTGGAAAGCAAGAAGATCCACAACCGTTAGCCACATCTGACAACCTAGTAGTTAGAAGAATCCGGCTTCCACTTCCATTATCGGGAAAGAAACACCTCACTTCATCCCAAGCTTCGACACTCCATATGTCGTCTAATATGATCAAATATCTCCTACCAGATAAAGTTTTATACAATTGTCCTCCTAATTCATCTACACTTTTATGGGAGGATTTTCCTTGGCCCAAAACAAGTTGTTGTAGAATTTGTTGAGCATTGTATTGTTGTGATACAGTAGCCCAAGCACGAATATCAAagtgttcgatgatgagttgaTTAGCATAAATATTTTTGGCAAGAGTAGTCTTACCCATGCCGCCCATACCGACGATTGAGATGATGTGCAGATTGGATCGATGACCGGTGAGCTCGTCAAGAAGCTGAATCAACTCATCACCAAATCCCACCATAGCACTTTCTTCTCTGGTCTGAGTAAGACTAAGAGGAGGTGTTGAATGTGTGGGTGGTTGGTCCTCTCTCAATCTCTGTTTCTCCTTCAACTTATTCGCCTTTTTGATGATAGCATTCATGTCTTCAATTATCTGCGGCAGATAGTCCAAGCAGCTGACGTTTGCTTGGTGcatttttctcttcaattgccACTTTTTTCTCTCCAATTGATTCTTAATGATCTGCATGAAATTGATCCACCATCCATCTCCAGCTACCTGtgtaattttcttttcaattgCCATTTTATTCTGTAGATAGAGTGACACACTGAAAGCTGCTTCGCGATCATGAGCTGAAAGAGGAAGGAGTTGATTGACGATGTGTGATTCAATCATATCCTCAGCTGTATGAGCAGCAGATGCGATTAGGCTTTCTAGATCTTGTACTTCTTGGCTAACTCCACCAACATAGTTATAGGTCTCAATGAAATCAAGCAACAAAGCAGCCTTCTCCTGAAGAGATTGGATCTGAATGTTGtggaaagaagtggaaagggtAGGATGGGTCATCATCTGCTGAATGGTGTTCAAGAGAGAAACCAGAGCTGCATAAGCTGCCATCTCAGATTAAACTGCAGATTGCAATATGGAAACTGGTCAACGGTAGTGTTGTTGGAGACGAAAGAGTGTTTGTTTGGATGAGAGAGCaatattattatcttttggaaATATCAACAATCATTTCTCTATCCACGTGGCAAAATTTAATTGGAAAGATAGATTTCGTTTAGATAGATTTAATACTGACTCTGCCACTTCAGAAGAAATTGAATGTGGAATTGTTTAATCCGGATGCATAGAAATCTACCatctataatctatataatCTATTAAAAAActacatttaattttaaattaattttaaaattgaatagtAATTTTGTAGTTCTAACTAaaggtttttttgtaaattatatactattttttatttcctttttctttatctttttatttttttgttttatttctttaaaaatgtgaaattctactaattataaaaaatttaatctgcatatcaaattaaagatcatgacaaattTTGGTTACCATTTTTATCCAAAGAAACTAGACTCATCTTTCTAAAAATGTAAGTCTTGTGATTGAATTTCCTTGTGAAACTTTTACCAAACCTCCTGGGAGATCTTCGGTATAGTTTGCTTAAGTTTCATGAGGTTTGATACGTTTGCTTAACTATTCAATTTTGATAAAACATATGTTGAGATTAATAATTGTTATAAAAACATGTAAAATTAAGTACCCACATTCTTGTTGAAAAAATTTATGGAGCATgaccaggggcggagccaggggggctagggggggctagagccccccccccaaattttgaaaaaaaaaaaaatttttttttttataatatgtctaaaaatgttgttattattattattatatttgtattttagtaaaaaaatgtctaaaatgtattgaatgcccccaaaatttttttagtaaatgttgaactatattatcaatgaaaatgttgttattattattattatatttgtattttagtaaaaaatgtctaaatgtattgaatgcccccaaaaaattttttagtaaatgttttgaactatattatctatgaaaatgttgttattattattattattatatttgtattttagtaaaaaatgtctaaaatgtattgaatgctccaaaaaaaaaatttagtaaatgttttgaactatattatctataaaaatgttgttattattatgattatatttgtattttagtaaaaaatgtctaaaatgtattgaatgcccccaaaaaaaattttcgGGGGCGGTAGTAACaattcagcccccccccccaaaaaaaaatcctggctccgcccctgagCATGACATCTTTATTAGGAATGAAAATGATGCTGACAAGTATTTTAATTCTTCCACTTATTTTTGGAACATATAATTCATAAACTATacgttaaaatattaaaattcgtaCTCTTATTTGATATAAACACATTTATATTGTatggaataaaaaataagatttttttttgtttttacaattaaaGACTAGAAAGTTAAgacattaataaattttatggtGTTCTAATCAACGGCTTGTGCAAGGGCGAAAGACTTGATGATGCTATAAGATTCTTCAACCATCTCCCTTCGAACATCGTAATCCAAATGCAGAAATCTATGACATGATGCTTGACTCCCTCTACCACGAAGGGCGTGAAGGGGAGGCGAAGAGGTTGATGGAGAAGATAagagattgggcttggattAATTATGCTAGATTTAATTTAGCCCAAAATtcttgtttaattaatttttgaggTTTTATTTTGATCAAAGGCGGAAAGCCCATATTGGGGTAATTGGGTGGCACTTAGGGATTTAATTCCCATATATATTTGTTTTGCTTTTGGTTAAGGGGCGCCACTTTTAATTAGTAGATATATAGGACTTAGTTTAAGTTGCAAGACACGTTTTTACTACGgataattctattcatagctcCCATTTTACTCCATATAGCCtcctatataaaataataataataataaataattataaatttactaatttatcctaTAATGTATAGCctccaaaataaatattttatactaaTTCATTGCCCCAAGCAATATAAGTTTTATTCATTCAATTTTTCAACAAAGCCTCTGTCGTCCCTAACATCAAACAACCCAgattctttcaagaatttgtgTTAAAAAAGTAAAATCGAGAGTAACGCAGGTTTTGAAAAAACTGAATCAACAACGAGTAGACCGCAAGATCTAAGAGTGTAACGAAGAGAAGacaaaatctaaattttctctACAGAAAAAATGCTGAAGCACTAAAAAtaatagagagagaagagaagatgaGAGATAAATCATAGATCTTGCAATGGAGGTCCGAGAGGGATTCAGAAGCTTCTACTGTTTGTCTTTCCTTTCTTTTTGTGATATTTATTATTCCATGGGCATGAAACGTGGCAATTGCAAAACTCAGCACCATTTTCAATAATTTAGCacccaaaataaaaaactttCAATCTTGAtgagaaatgaaatgaaattctAAGAGAAGATCAAACAACAAATGAATTTTACAAGAAGAATTTATGTGAAAGTAATGAGAATGCGTATGAATTAATGGTGAAGGGTAATTTGCCTTGATTgttatatcatttaatttaggGCTATAAATTAAAGGgtgaaatagtaaattt
It contains:
- the LOC130994419 gene encoding putative late blight resistance protein homolog R1B-8 translates to MAAYAALVSLLNTIQQMMTHPTLSTSFHNIQIQSLQEKAALLLDFIETYNYVGGVSQEVQDLESLIASAAHTAEDMIESHIVNQLLPLSAHDREAAFSVSLYLQNKMAIEKKITQVAGDGWWINFMQIIKNQLERKKWQLKRKMHQANVSCLDYLPQIIEDMNAIIKKANKLKEKQRLREDQPPTHSTPPLSLTQTREESAMVGFGDELIQLLDELTGHRSNLHIISIVGMGGMGKTTLAKNIYANQLIIEHFDIRAWATVSQQYNAQQILQQLVLGQGKSSHKSVDELGGQLYKTLSGRRYLIILDDIWSVEAWDEVRCFFPDNGSGSRILLTTRLSDVANGCGSSCFPKNLLNGSESWELLCKKAFLNEDCPSELVEVGREIVINYEKLQISSIIQLWVAEGFLKSNGGRVLEEIAEDYLKELINRNMILVEKRSKNGKMKSCDIHDLLRDLCLKVAEQQGLFHVINGGPIKGTERRLVYDNAHWWREKAKPSLARSIVGYVFDKKDLYKHRLLRILDAERYIAVRQDVFKLPSSISLVWNLHALIIKSSLSSLNPSRVVAPIEIWKMRRLRHIQCPEIYLPQPDGQDELENLQTLGNAVNLRLSEDLCNISPNIKILHLVYDRKLQGWDDSLMECLCNLDRLHKLESLKLEAGFRWRRMYSKLNEIVSFPRWLNKLRLSNFIFEWDDLTMIGSLPTLEVLEVENNWNCSTWSPVDGQFQRLKFLKIEGSNLRCWNADSCHFPILENLLLVDLYELEEIPWGIGEIPTLKLIHLHLCSNSAAISAIKIKDEQLQYQENDDDLQIQIRVSSAKLESFMAVVETKGLTLDHVQFYQTY
- the LOC130994418 gene encoding putative late blight resistance protein homolog R1A-10; protein product: MAAYAALASLLNNIEQMMRHPTLSTSFDNIQIQFLEEKAALLLDFIETYNYVGGVSEEVQDLESLIASAAHTAEDMIESHIVNQLLPLSAHDREAAFSFSLYLQKKRAIEEKNEAAVGDVDQFHGESNLSNFDYLRQIIEDMDAIIHKASELKEKQRFREEHSTPPLTLSLTRTREETAVVGFGDELIQLLDELTGHRSNLHIISIVGMGGMGKTTLAKHIYANQLIVEHFHIRAWATISQQYDAKQILQQLVSSLGKSSDKNVDGLGEQLHKTLSGRRYLIILDDIWSVEAWDEVRCFFPDNGSGSRILLTTRLSDVANGCGSSCFSKNLLDGSESWELFCKKAFQNEDCPSELEEVGREIVRSCKGLALSIVVIGGSLLKSPRTVGYWKSVAKDIESSPNSKEKEESLDVLFSSYNHLPSYLKPCFLHIGVLKHINYEKLNISSIIQLWVAEGILKSNGGRVLEDIAEDYLKELMNRNLILVEKRSRNRKMKSCDMHDLLRDLCLKVAEHQGFFHVIPRGSVRGKERRLVYHNDTSRLARSIMNCRLLKVESHKHRLLRILDVYSNRSVEELLGCVNLRYLAFLNFHRALELPSSLSLVWNLHALIFDCNARVVAPIEIWKMRQLRHFRCYEIYLPQPDGQDEMFILENLHTLGNAVNLRLSEDVCNIIPNIKILHLRYDRLLQGWDDSLMECLCNLDRLRKLESLKLRGWWGHYKLNEVLTFPNSLNKLFLSGFNFDWEDLTMIGSLPLLQVLEVRGNWVMEGMRTWSPIDGQFQRLKFLKIYDCFLRCWNADSCHFPILEKLLLVDIYELEEIPWGIGEIPTLKLIHLHLCRNSATISALKIKEEQLQYQENDDDLQIQIHVSPFGLERFMAMVETEGLTLNNVQFNQFG